Proteins co-encoded in one Flavivirga eckloniae genomic window:
- a CDS encoding DUF4846 domain-containing protein — MRKFLILTLILTIAGFMMFQIKPVKNTAKSLTAALEPLNLLNKDSLTIKSRVNVPKGYKRVDYAKGSFQDYLRNYKLKAFGTKIINYDDSEYYWQLGHIGVLDIPVPKNGLQQCADALIRVRSEYLWDNNRKDDIGFNFTSGHYCSWKKYAEGYRPKIKGNQVTFLKTASENHSKENFYKYLNLIYMYSGTLSLYNELPKIENAKALKIGDMLIKGGSPGHIVMICDEVENSKGEKLYLLFQGNTPAQSVHLVKNLEHSNISPWYQLKKGVRIPVSNYTFGSSKFVRFK; from the coding sequence ATGCGAAAATTTCTCATTTTAACTTTAATTCTAACAATTGCTGGTTTTATGATGTTTCAAATAAAACCAGTAAAAAACACAGCTAAAAGTTTGACTGCTGCTTTAGAACCCTTAAACTTATTAAATAAGGATAGCCTTACTATTAAATCCAGAGTTAATGTTCCTAAAGGTTATAAGCGTGTCGATTACGCGAAAGGATCTTTTCAAGATTATTTACGCAATTATAAACTAAAAGCATTTGGAACTAAAATAATTAATTACGACGACTCCGAGTATTATTGGCAACTGGGGCATATTGGGGTATTGGATATACCGGTACCAAAGAATGGTTTGCAACAATGCGCCGATGCATTAATTAGGGTTAGAAGTGAATACCTGTGGGATAATAACAGAAAAGATGATATTGGATTTAATTTTACTAGCGGACACTATTGTTCCTGGAAAAAATATGCAGAAGGTTACAGACCAAAAATAAAAGGGAACCAAGTAACCTTTCTAAAAACGGCTTCAGAAAATCACTCAAAAGAAAACTTTTATAAGTACTTAAATTTAATCTATATGTATTCTGGAACGCTTTCGTTGTACAATGAATTACCTAAAATAGAAAATGCTAAGGCCCTTAAAATTGGGGATATGTTAATTAAAGGAGGTTCTCCCGGCCATATTGTTATGATTTGCGATGAAGTTGAAAATAGTAAAGGAGAAAAATTGTATTTGTTATTTCAAGGAAATACACCGGCTCAAAGCGTTCATTTAGTTAAGAATTTAGAGCATTCGAATATTTCGCCATGGTATCAACTTAAAAAGGGTGTTAGGATTCCTGTTTCAAATTATACATTCGGCAGTTCTAAATTTGTTCGATTTAAATAG
- a CDS encoding class I SAM-dependent methyltransferase → MKKIFKLILNTIPRPLLIRLSYLVRPILAFLLRGNTYTDPIDGKSFKSFLPYGYGTQRNNVLSPSTLSLERHRLLWLYLKNETDFFQPETSSSLKVLHFAPEQAFYKRFRKMKNLEYVTTDLNSPLADVKADICNLPFKNDEFDVILCNHVLEHIPDDTKAMQELYRVLKVGGMGVFQIPQDLTREKTFEDDSITDKKERAKIFGQYDHVRVYGRDYFDKLRNIGFKVEEVDYTSTLSSEDVTKYCLAQGEIIPVVYK, encoded by the coding sequence TTTAGCATTCCTTTTAAGAGGTAATACTTATACCGATCCTATAGATGGCAAAAGCTTTAAAAGTTTTTTGCCCTATGGTTACGGTACACAACGCAACAATGTACTCTCCCCTTCTACGCTTTCTTTAGAGCGTCATAGATTGCTATGGTTATATTTAAAAAACGAAACCGATTTCTTCCAACCTGAAACAAGTTCATCATTAAAAGTACTGCACTTTGCCCCGGAGCAAGCCTTTTATAAGCGTTTTAGAAAGATGAAAAATCTTGAATATGTTACTACCGATTTAAATTCTCCGTTGGCCGATGTAAAAGCAGATATTTGCAATCTACCATTTAAAAACGATGAGTTTGATGTTATTCTCTGCAATCACGTATTAGAACATATTCCAGACGACACAAAGGCCATGCAAGAACTGTATCGTGTTTTGAAAGTTGGTGGTATGGGTGTTTTTCAAATTCCTCAGGACTTAACGAGAGAAAAGACATTTGAAGACGATTCTATAACAGATAAGAAAGAGCGTGCTAAAATCTTTGGACAATATGACCATGTACGTGTTTATGGTCGTGATTATTTCGATAAGCTCCGTAATATTGGCTTTAAAGTTGAAGAAGTTGATTATACTTCGACACTTTCTAGTGAAGATGTAACTAAATACTGTTTAGCTCAAGGTGAAATTATTCCGGTGGTTTACAAATAA
- a CDS encoding Na(+)-translocating NADH-quinone reductase subunit A, translating into MSNDIRIKKGLDIKLKGEAEKTSEKAILSNFYTLRPEDFHGVIPKLISKVGTKVKAGEAVFYDKSNEAVKFASPVSGEVIEIARGEKRKILAIKIQADKEQTYQDNGKFDLNAANPDAVKSHLLASGCWPFIKQRPYDVIANPDKAPKAIFISGYASAPLAADLDFTLKGKESELQAAVTALSKLIEGKVHVSVGENGISPLEGLTGVTLHKVSGPHPSGNVGTHINKIDPISKGEFVWTVTPQDLVIIGELLLTGKFNAERVVAMVGSSVEKPRYFVTKIGSEVATMIYDKGVARDSNDRIISGNVLSGKQIQPDGFLDYYSNVISIIPEGDDYEFFGWTKPIFKKLSTSRALTFSWLNPKKEYDLNTNTNGEHRAFVTTGTYEEVFPLDIYPMQILKACMYKDLDEMEALGMYEVAPEDFALTEFVCVSKQPHQKIIREGLDLMLKEIG; encoded by the coding sequence ATGTCAAACGACATTCGCATTAAAAAAGGTCTAGACATTAAACTTAAAGGTGAAGCTGAAAAAACCTCTGAAAAGGCAATTTTAAGCAACTTTTATACTTTGAGACCTGAAGATTTCCACGGCGTTATACCTAAATTAATTTCTAAAGTTGGTACTAAAGTAAAAGCAGGTGAAGCTGTATTTTACGATAAGTCTAACGAAGCTGTAAAGTTTGCTTCTCCAGTTTCTGGCGAAGTTATAGAAATTGCTCGTGGTGAAAAACGCAAAATTCTAGCAATTAAAATCCAAGCAGATAAAGAGCAGACCTATCAAGATAATGGTAAGTTTGATTTAAATGCTGCAAATCCCGATGCTGTTAAATCACATTTATTAGCATCAGGTTGTTGGCCGTTTATAAAACAGCGTCCATACGATGTTATTGCAAATCCAGATAAGGCTCCTAAGGCTATTTTTATCTCTGGTTATGCAAGTGCGCCATTGGCAGCCGATTTGGATTTTACTTTAAAAGGAAAAGAATCTGAACTACAAGCAGCAGTAACAGCCTTAAGTAAACTAATCGAAGGCAAAGTGCATGTATCTGTTGGCGAAAATGGAATTTCTCCATTAGAAGGCTTAACTGGCGTAACATTACACAAGGTTTCCGGTCCTCATCCATCGGGGAATGTTGGAACCCATATAAACAAAATAGATCCTATCAGTAAGGGCGAATTTGTTTGGACGGTTACCCCTCAGGATTTAGTTATTATAGGTGAATTACTATTAACAGGAAAGTTCAATGCCGAGCGTGTTGTTGCTATGGTAGGCTCTTCGGTTGAAAAACCAAGATATTTCGTTACTAAAATAGGAAGCGAAGTAGCTACCATGATTTACGATAAAGGGGTTGCAAGAGACAGTAACGATCGTATTATTTCTGGAAATGTTTTAAGCGGAAAGCAAATACAGCCAGATGGTTTCTTAGATTATTACAGCAATGTGATTTCTATAATTCCTGAAGGTGATGATTATGAGTTTTTTGGATGGACAAAACCTATTTTCAAAAAATTATCTACATCAAGAGCACTTACTTTTTCTTGGCTAAACCCTAAGAAAGAATACGATTTAAATACCAATACCAATGGTGAACATCGTGCTTTTGTAACTACAGGAACTTACGAAGAGGTATTTCCTTTAGATATTTATCCTATGCAGATTTTAAAAGCATGTATGTATAAAGATCTAGATGAAATGGAAGCCTTGGGAATGTATGAAGTGGCTCCTGAAGATTTTGCATTAACAGAATTTGTTTGTGTTTCTAAACAACCACATCAAAAAATAATAAGAGAAGGTTTAGACTTAATGCTTAAAGAGATAGGATAA
- a CDS encoding NADH:ubiquinone reductase (Na(+)-transporting) subunit B, which translates to MGLKDKLHNFKEKNKDKKWLPAFSAIHTFLYLPNETTHGGTHIKAADDLKRTMNTVIMAMVPCLIFGMFNAGYQHNLQIGEVQAVAGSFFSSEFWTMSNFFIGFWKILPLVIVSYGVGLGIEFIFAIIKGHEVEEGYLVTGMLVPLIVPIDIPLWMLAVAVVFGVVIGKEVFGGTGMNILNPALTIRAFLFFAYPTWMSGDKVWVEGAVERAGEIAAGAKLDAISGETILGSLAQGNEAGYEVMDMFFGFIPGSIGETSTLLILLGGLFLIFAKIGSWRIMLSSVLGAIAMGFIFNWIVDAGVITESSKFYGLMSTVWWHHLLIGGFAFGVVFMATDPVTASQTNKGKWVYGFLIGFISIMIRVFNPAYPEGVMLAILLMNVFAPTIDHYVIQGNVKKRMKRLKAKTA; encoded by the coding sequence ATGGGTTTAAAAGATAAATTACATAATTTTAAGGAAAAGAACAAAGACAAAAAGTGGTTACCTGCGTTTTCAGCTATCCACACGTTTTTATACTTACCTAACGAGACCACTCATGGTGGAACTCATATAAAAGCAGCCGATGATTTAAAACGTACCATGAACACCGTTATTATGGCCATGGTACCATGTTTAATATTCGGGATGTTTAATGCCGGTTACCAACATAATTTACAAATAGGAGAAGTTCAGGCAGTAGCCGGAAGTTTCTTTAGTTCAGAGTTTTGGACGATGAGCAATTTCTTTATTGGTTTTTGGAAAATATTACCATTAGTTATTGTGTCTTATGGAGTTGGTTTAGGAATTGAATTCATATTTGCCATTATAAAAGGACACGAAGTAGAAGAAGGGTACTTGGTAACAGGTATGTTAGTACCTCTTATTGTACCAATAGATATACCATTATGGATGCTGGCCGTAGCCGTTGTATTTGGTGTAGTTATTGGTAAAGAAGTATTTGGAGGAACAGGAATGAATATCCTAAACCCGGCACTTACTATTAGAGCCTTTTTATTCTTTGCATATCCAACTTGGATGTCTGGAGATAAAGTATGGGTTGAAGGTGCTGTGGAAAGAGCAGGTGAAATAGCAGCAGGTGCTAAGCTTGATGCAATTTCAGGAGAAACCATATTAGGAAGTCTAGCACAAGGCAATGAAGCTGGTTATGAAGTTATGGATATGTTCTTTGGGTTTATTCCAGGATCTATAGGAGAAACATCAACCTTATTAATCCTATTAGGAGGATTGTTCTTAATCTTTGCAAAAATAGGAAGTTGGAGAATCATGCTGTCTTCTGTGTTAGGAGCCATAGCCATGGGATTCATCTTTAACTGGATTGTAGATGCAGGAGTGATTACAGAAAGTAGTAAGTTTTACGGATTAATGAGTACTGTATGGTGGCACCACCTGTTAATTGGAGGTTTTGCTTTTGGTGTGGTATTTATGGCTACCGATCCAGTTACAGCTTCTCAAACCAATAAAGGAAAGTGGGTTTACGGTTTTTTAATAGGGTTTATATCTATTATGATTCGCGTATTTAATCCTGCTTACCCAGAAGGTGTCATGTTAGCAATATTACTAATGAACGTATTTGCACCAACTATCGATCACTATGTGATACAAGGAAATGTTAAGAAAAGAATGAAACGTTTAAAAGCTAAAACTGCTTAA
- a CDS encoding Na(+)-translocating NADH-quinone reductase subunit F: METSKRLEQALKKLYTAFHNNELNPECCKQCAVGNILDNTDSWKHLSEYHGALKLNYVGKVHQSFGRKFNGYSPLELLQIEAVFLKACGYELPLHHKNKKPKNPTNKDILFSGLSETVRFLCDLDGIPNVMAYTKLFEFEENEKPKYEFSVTD, encoded by the coding sequence ATGGAAACTTCAAAACGTTTAGAACAAGCCTTAAAAAAACTATACACAGCATTTCATAATAATGAATTGAATCCCGAGTGCTGTAAGCAATGTGCTGTTGGTAATATTTTAGATAATACCGATAGTTGGAAGCACCTTTCGGAATATCATGGGGCATTAAAACTAAACTATGTTGGAAAAGTACATCAAAGCTTTGGTCGGAAATTTAATGGTTATTCTCCTTTAGAATTACTACAAATTGAAGCTGTTTTTTTAAAAGCCTGTGGTTATGAACTTCCATTACATCATAAAAACAAAAAACCTAAAAACCCTACGAATAAAGATATTCTGTTTAGCGGTCTTAGCGAAACAGTTAGGTTTTTGTGTGATTTAGATGGTATTCCTAATGTTATGGCTTACACAAAACTGTTTGAGTTTGAAGAAAATGAAAAGCCAAAATATGAGTTTAGTGTTACCGATTAA
- a CDS encoding Na(+)-translocating NADH-quinone reductase subunit C has product MSNKTDSNVYTLLFAIGMVVVVGALLAFVAQTLKPTIDENKRIEKQQNILYAMGVNENDESSAIFIADKVVGAEFKKYITKQLVITNKTNVEEDAQAYLIDVKKEQAQAKEGKERRLPLFVGEKDGKTYYVAPIRGKGLWDAVWGYVAMNEKMVVQGAYFDHKGETAGLGANIKERYFMDDFIGEHLLDASGNFAGIAISKSNGDPLNKDKTDNEVDAIAGATITGDGVAAMIKSELKLYVPYFKTLKN; this is encoded by the coding sequence ATGAGTAATAAAACAGATTCTAACGTATATACATTACTATTTGCTATCGGAATGGTAGTTGTAGTAGGGGCGCTTTTAGCCTTTGTTGCTCAAACGTTAAAACCAACTATTGATGAGAACAAGCGTATTGAAAAGCAACAGAACATCCTTTACGCTATGGGAGTTAACGAAAATGACGAAAGTAGTGCCATTTTCATTGCAGATAAGGTAGTAGGAGCAGAGTTTAAAAAGTACATTACGAAGCAATTGGTAATAACAAATAAAACTAATGTTGAAGAGGATGCCCAAGCTTACTTAATCGATGTAAAGAAAGAGCAAGCTCAAGCTAAAGAAGGAAAAGAAAGACGTTTGCCTTTATTTGTTGGAGAGAAAGATGGTAAAACATATTATGTAGCACCAATTAGAGGTAAGGGACTTTGGGATGCCGTTTGGGGGTATGTTGCGATGAATGAAAAAATGGTGGTACAAGGAGCATACTTCGATCATAAAGGTGAAACCGCTGGTCTTGGGGCCAATATTAAAGAGCGTTACTTTATGGACGACTTTATTGGAGAACATCTTTTAGATGCTTCGGGTAATTTTGCCGGAATCGCTATTTCTAAAAGTAATGGAGATCCATTAAATAAAGATAAAACAGATAATGAGGTTGATGCTATTGCCGGAGCTACTATTACTGGCGACGGTGTTGCAGCTATGATTAAATCTGAATTGAAATTATACGTGCCTTATTTTAAAACTTTAAAAAACTAA
- a CDS encoding NADH:ubiquinone reductase (Na(+)-transporting) subunit D: MGLLSKKDRKLILDPLADDNPITIQVLGICSALAITAQLKASIVMTISVIFVLGLGNVVISLIRNIIPSKIRIIVQLTVVASLVIIVDQVLKAFSYQLSKELGAFIGLIITNCIIMGRFEAFALGNGPWKSFLDGVGNALGYGIILIIVGFFRELLGSGTLLGFKVLGDPINKTGLYAIGYENNGFMLLAPMALIVVGIIIWVQRTRNKALIED; the protein is encoded by the coding sequence ATGGGACTATTATCAAAAAAAGACAGAAAGTTAATATTAGATCCTTTAGCAGATGATAACCCAATTACTATTCAGGTACTTGGTATATGTTCGGCCCTAGCGATTACGGCTCAGTTAAAGGCATCTATCGTAATGACCATTTCGGTAATATTCGTATTAGGTCTTGGTAACGTGGTTATTTCCTTGATAAGAAATATTATCCCATCTAAGATTAGAATTATTGTACAGTTAACAGTAGTAGCTTCTTTAGTAATTATTGTAGATCAAGTTTTAAAAGCATTCTCATACCAGTTGAGTAAAGAGTTAGGGGCTTTTATTGGATTGATTATTACTAACTGTATTATTATGGGACGTTTTGAAGCTTTTGCTTTAGGTAACGGCCCATGGAAATCGTTCCTTGATGGTGTTGGTAACGCACTTGGTTATGGTATTATCCTAATCATCGTTGGATTTTTTAGAGAATTACTAGGTTCTGGAACTTTATTAGGATTTAAAGTTTTAGGAGACCCTATTAATAAAACGGGATTATATGCAATTGGTTACGAGAATAACGGATTTATGTTATTAGCGCCAATGGCTTTAATTGTAGTGGGAATTATAATCTGGGTACAACGTACTAGAAACAAGGCATTAATTGAAGACTAA
- the nqrF gene encoding NADH:ubiquinone reductase (Na(+)-transporting) subunit F, with amino-acid sequence MILAASTLGTILATVAAFLVLTLALVGLLLFVKQKLSPSGPVKITINGEREVEVASGDSLLTTLGNEKIFLPSACGGGGTCIQCECHVLEGGGEALPTETPHFTRKELQHGARLACQVKVKQDMNITIPEEVFGIKKWEATVVRNYNVASFIKEFVVEIPEDMGYKAGGYIQIEIPECEIKYSDIDITAHPEEHETPDKFKDEWDKFNLWPLVMKNTETVERAYSMASFPAEGREIMLNVRIATPPWDRAKNGWMDVNPGVASSYIFAQKPGDKVIISGPYGEFFINESESEMLYVGGGAGMAPMRSHLYHLFKTLRTGRKVTYWYGGRSKRELFYLEHFYALEKEFPNFKFFLALSEPLEEDNWKVKEDIDAPGDGFVGFIHNCVIDNYLSKHEAPEDIELYFCGPPLMNKAVQKMGEDFGIPDEHIRFDDFGG; translated from the coding sequence ATGATATTAGCAGCAAGTACATTAGGAACAATTTTAGCAACTGTAGCGGCTTTTTTGGTATTAACACTAGCTTTAGTCGGGTTACTATTATTTGTAAAACAAAAATTATCACCATCTGGTCCGGTAAAAATTACCATAAATGGAGAAAGAGAAGTTGAAGTTGCCTCAGGAGATAGCTTATTAACGACTTTAGGTAATGAAAAAATATTTTTACCATCTGCATGTGGTGGTGGTGGAACATGCATTCAATGTGAATGCCATGTTTTAGAAGGAGGAGGAGAAGCACTTCCTACTGAAACACCACATTTTACTCGTAAAGAATTACAACATGGTGCGCGTTTAGCCTGTCAGGTTAAAGTTAAGCAGGATATGAATATTACCATTCCGGAAGAAGTGTTTGGTATTAAAAAATGGGAAGCAACTGTAGTACGTAACTATAACGTAGCCTCTTTTATTAAAGAGTTTGTTGTTGAGATTCCAGAAGATATGGGATATAAAGCAGGAGGGTATATTCAAATTGAAATACCAGAATGTGAAATTAAATATTCCGATATCGATATTACGGCACACCCTGAAGAGCATGAGACTCCAGATAAGTTTAAAGATGAATGGGATAAATTCAATCTTTGGCCATTAGTAATGAAAAATACAGAAACAGTTGAAAGAGCTTATTCTATGGCTTCTTTTCCAGCTGAAGGACGTGAGATCATGTTAAATGTACGTATTGCTACGCCACCATGGGATCGCGCTAAAAACGGATGGATGGATGTTAACCCAGGGGTTGCGTCATCTTATATATTCGCTCAAAAGCCAGGAGATAAAGTAATAATCTCGGGACCTTACGGTGAGTTCTTTATTAATGAGTCTGAAAGTGAAATGCTTTACGTAGGAGGTGGTGCAGGTATGGCACCAATGCGTTCGCACTTATACCACTTATTTAAAACATTAAGAACAGGAAGAAAAGTGACTTACTGGTATGGAGGTCGATCTAAGCGTGAGTTGTTTTACTTAGAGCATTTTTACGCTTTAGAAAAGGAATTTCCTAATTTTAAATTCTTCTTAGCTTTATCTGAGCCATTAGAAGAAGATAACTGGAAAGTAAAAGAAGATATAGATGCACCAGGAGATGGTTTTGTAGGCTTTATACATAATTGTGTAATAGATAATTATTTAAGCAAGCATGAAGCTCCTGAAGATATCGAATTATATTTCTGTGGACCACCATTAATGAATAAGGCGGTTCAAAAAATGGGAGAAGATTTTGGTATCCCAGATGAACATATTAGATTTGATGACTTTGGTGGATAA
- a CDS encoding Na(+)-translocating NADH-quinone reductase subunit F has protein sequence MSKPLTEQELHNLAMNHVGKDLEKRGFEFIAVNSKLKKHPQFVCIDKKKQYYFVIVRVVILPDNPNNYDVVWMESFKKHAREKNAKVLYAGVGLGNVNGEKGPIYLDNEYLLEYNGIQVLETNFN, from the coding sequence ATGAGTAAACCACTTACTGAGCAAGAATTGCACAATTTGGCTATGAACCATGTTGGAAAAGATTTAGAAAAGCGAGGTTTTGAATTTATAGCTGTAAATAGTAAGCTTAAAAAGCATCCGCAGTTTGTTTGTATAGACAAAAAAAAGCAGTATTATTTTGTAATTGTAAGAGTTGTTATTTTACCCGATAACCCGAATAACTATGATGTTGTTTGGATGGAGTCGTTTAAAAAGCATGCTCGGGAAAAGAATGCTAAAGTTTTGTATGCAGGTGTTGGATTGGGAAATGTAAATGGTGAAAAGGGACCTATTTATTTAGATAATGAGTATCTCTTGGAGTATAATGGCATACAAGTTTTAGAAACAAATTTTAATTGA
- the nqrE gene encoding NADH:ubiquinone reductase (Na(+)-transporting) subunit E: MEYIELFFKSIFIDNMVFATFLGMCSYLAVSKKVSTAVGLGAAVIFVLLVTVPLNWLLDQYILQPGALAKWLGEEYASYDLSFLSFIMFIATIATMVQLVEIVVEKFSPSLYNSLGIFLPLIAVNCAILGGSLFMQSREIPTIGLATVYGLGSGIGWFLAILAIAAIREKIRYSNVPPALRGLGITFIITGLMAIGFMSFGGMLTGGDEEPKAEEKTALIEEEAEEEEISKDIADNTIKVVE; this comes from the coding sequence ATGGAATATATAGAATTATTTTTCAAATCAATATTTATAGATAACATGGTATTTGCTACATTCCTTGGAATGTGTTCTTACCTGGCAGTATCTAAAAAAGTAAGTACGGCGGTTGGACTTGGAGCTGCGGTTATATTCGTACTATTAGTAACTGTGCCGTTAAACTGGTTATTAGATCAGTACATATTGCAGCCAGGAGCTTTAGCAAAATGGTTAGGAGAAGAATATGCATCTTACGATTTAAGTTTCTTATCCTTCATTATGTTTATTGCAACTATTGCAACCATGGTACAATTAGTAGAAATTGTAGTAGAGAAGTTCTCGCCATCGTTATATAACTCATTAGGTATATTTTTACCGCTTATTGCTGTAAACTGTGCCATTTTAGGAGGTTCGTTATTTATGCAATCTCGTGAGATTCCAACTATTGGTTTGGCTACGGTTTACGGATTGGGCTCTGGTATTGGATGGTTCTTAGCTATTTTAGCGATTGCAGCTATTCGTGAGAAGATAAGATATTCAAATGTGCCTCCAGCATTAAGAGGTTTAGGAATTACTTTTATCATTACAGGTTTAATGGCTATCGGATTTATGAGTTTTGGAGGTATGTTAACTGGAGGCGATGAAGAACCTAAAGCAGAAGAAAAAACAGCATTGATTGAAGAGGAGGCAGAAGAAGAGGAGATTAGTAAAGATATCGCTGATAACACAATAAAAGTAGTAGAATAA
- a CDS encoding FAD:protein FMN transferase, which yields MQKRLVKTINYVSIIVSVFLVFAFISCKEVKNTDRLGLKNTKLSGSVFGTFYEATYSSDVNYEKQFDSLFYVINKSMSTYQANSDISKLNRNEAVKIDEHFKKVYEASKIIYKETKGAFDPTIGAVVNAWDFGPEGKVVNLDSLKIDSLMLTVGFNKINRLHDSITKPEGTFIDFNAIAKGYGVDVIAKFLDSKNIKNYIVNIGGELNAKGINVEKNKGWTVGVEKPNFDGTQSLSRTLVLTNEAMATSGTYRKFKIDKNGNRYAHIIDTKTGYPSKTNLLSISVIAKDCMTADAYSTAFKTMGIEKVKAFLESHPELKVFLIFENENKELETLALNGFPG from the coding sequence ATGCAAAAACGACTGGTTAAGACCATTAATTATGTTTCAATTATAGTTTCGGTATTTCTGGTATTCGCATTTATTTCCTGTAAAGAAGTTAAAAATACAGATCGTCTGGGTTTAAAAAATACTAAACTATCGGGGTCTGTTTTTGGAACATTCTATGAGGCAACATACAGTTCTGATGTTAATTATGAAAAACAATTCGATAGTCTGTTTTACGTCATTAATAAATCAATGTCTACCTATCAGGCAAATTCAGATATATCCAAATTAAACAGAAATGAAGCTGTTAAAATTGATGAACATTTTAAAAAGGTATATGAGGCTTCAAAAATTATTTATAAAGAAACCAAAGGGGCTTTCGATCCTACCATTGGTGCAGTTGTAAATGCCTGGGATTTTGGACCGGAAGGCAAGGTTGTGAATTTAGATAGTTTAAAAATAGATAGCTTGATGCTTACGGTAGGTTTTAATAAAATTAACAGATTGCATGATAGTATTACAAAACCAGAGGGAACATTCATCGATTTTAATGCCATAGCCAAAGGTTACGGCGTAGATGTTATTGCAAAGTTCCTAGATTCCAAAAACATTAAAAACTATATCGTCAATATTGGTGGGGAACTTAACGCCAAAGGCATTAATGTTGAAAAGAACAAGGGGTGGACAGTAGGTGTTGAAAAACCTAATTTTGATGGTACTCAATCTCTTTCTAGAACACTTGTTTTAACCAATGAAGCTATGGCAACTTCAGGGACGTACAGAAAATTTAAAATAGATAAAAACGGAAACCGGTATGCCCATATTATTGATACCAAAACAGGTTATCCCAGCAAGACGAATTTATTGAGTATTTCTGTAATTGCGAAAGATTGTATGACAGCCGATGCATATTCTACGGCTTTTAAAACTATGGGTATTGAAAAAGTGAAAGCGTTTTTAGAATCGCATCCGGAGCTTAAAGTATTTCTAATTTTTGAGAATGAAAATAAGGAGTTGGAAACTTTAGCTTTAAACGGATTTCCTGGATAG
- a CDS encoding DUF423 domain-containing protein has product MTQQIIIVTAAVFGMLSVIFGAFGAHTLKKVLSAEQLKSFETGIKYQMYHAIVLLVLGFNFKMITPAIYWCFTIGILLFSFSIYGLVLSDSKGKKLRFLGPVTPIGGLLLATGWFLLLINFW; this is encoded by the coding sequence ATGACTCAACAAATCATTATAGTAACTGCTGCTGTGTTCGGTATGCTATCTGTAATTTTTGGGGCCTTTGGTGCCCATACTCTTAAAAAAGTTTTATCGGCAGAACAACTAAAAAGTTTTGAAACGGGCATAAAATATCAAATGTACCATGCCATTGTTTTACTTGTACTAGGGTTTAATTTCAAAATGATAACCCCTGCTATTTACTGGTGCTTTACTATAGGTATCCTTTTATTTTCTTTTAGTATCTACGGATTGGTTTTATCTGATTCTAAAGGAAAAAAGCTTCGGTTTTTAGGTCCTGTTACTCCTATAGGAGGCTTGCTTTTAGCTACAGGCTGGTTTTTATTACTTATTAACTTTTGGTAG